The Chryseobacterium geocarposphaerae genomic sequence GTCATACAACCCTTCTTTTGTTCCTTCGCCCAAGTATCCTATGGCACAAAATAATAAAGTTGAATTGATATTTTCAAATACATTATAATCGATTTCTTTCGTCAGATCCAATTCGATGATTTCAGACTGCTGTAGAAATTTCACATCAATATGTCTGGCAAATCGTTCCGTTGTCTCTTTATTTGAGGTAAAAAGATAGATTTTTTCAAATTTTTCACCTTCCTGCAACGCTTTTTCTACAAATGCCTGTGCGACTTCAGACGTACTTCCTAAAACGATCATGAGCCTTGATTATTATTAATGATTCTCTTATGCTGCAGAGACACAAATTTTGAATTCTGAATATTTCTAAGATAATTGGTCAGAGATGATTTGCTCATACTGTCTTTAGTAAGATAAATTCTGCCCCCAAATTCCTGAACGATATCGTCCAGCTTTCCGATTAACATTTTAAGTTTTGAATTCACCCGGAAATCCAGTGCCAAAGTATAGCCTTCCATCGGAAAAGAGTTGTAAGCTTCCGGATTATTTTTCCCAAAAAGCTTCAAAACCGCCAAAAACGAACCGTTTCCACTTCTGGAAATGGTTTCAAGAATTTTTTTCATTCCTTCTTTTCCTTTTTCTTTAGGAATAACCATTTGATACTGAATGAATCCTGACTTACCATAGATTTTATTCCAATCATTGACTACATCTAACGGATAAAAAAATGTTTCATAATCAACAATGTTTTTAATTTCTTTTTTTGTCTGCTTTTTAAAGTATAACAGATTAAAAACCTTAACCGTAAATTTATTTAGAACAAAACCGGGAAAATAAAACGGAACAGTAGGTTCAAACTTTTTCTTTAACCGTAAAGGTTTTTCTTTTAAGTTTTGCGGAAGCTCATGCGGAAAAGCATGTTCACCTCGCATTAAAATACTTTTTCCGATATTTTTCCCTGTCTGCAGACAGTCAATCCAGGCCACATTGTAAGTCCAGTTTTCACTTTCTTCAAATAATTTGAAGATCTCATCCAGGTTGTCTGCTTTAATACTTTCCTGACGGATATAGGCAGATTCTATATTTTTAAGTTTAAATTTAGCGGAAAGAATAATTCCTGTAAGTCCCATTCCTCCGATGGTTGCCCAAAATTTTTCTGAGTTTTCTTCTCTGGAACATGTAATGATCTCTCCATTTTCAATCATTAATTTAAACTCTATCACATATTCCGAAAAGCAGCCTTCTGCATGATGATTTTTTCCATGAACATCAGACGCGATTGCTCCACCAACAGAAACGAATTTGGTTCCGGGAGTTACATATAAAAAATATCCCTGTGGAACTGAAATTTCCAATACTTCTGAAAGTAAAACTCCTGATTCGCATTCGATAATTCCATTCAGACGGTCAAAACTGATGAATTTATTTAATTTTTTTGTTGAAAAAATACTTTCTCCCAGTGATGCATCTCCATAGCATCTCCCGTTTCCTCTTGCTATTACTTCATTATGAGTCAGGATAAAATCTTTGATTTTATCAAAACTATCGTCCGATTTCATCTCTTTTTCCACTACCGGAAAGTTTCCCCAGTTTGTAACCTTTTGTACGAAATTCGGCTTCATT encodes the following:
- a CDS encoding FAD-binding oxidoreductase — encoded protein: MKPNFVQKVTNWGNFPVVEKEMKSDDSFDKIKDFILTHNEVIARGNGRCYGDASLGESIFSTKKLNKFISFDRLNGIIECESGVLLSEVLEISVPQGYFLYVTPGTKFVSVGGAIASDVHGKNHHAEGCFSEYVIEFKLMIENGEIITCSREENSEKFWATIGGMGLTGIILSAKFKLKNIESAYIRQESIKADNLDEIFKLFEESENWTYNVAWIDCLQTGKNIGKSILMRGEHAFPHELPQNLKEKPLRLKKKFEPTVPFYFPGFVLNKFTVKVFNLLYFKKQTKKEIKNIVDYETFFYPLDVVNDWNKIYGKSGFIQYQMVIPKEKGKEGMKKILETISRSGNGSFLAVLKLFGKNNPEAYNSFPMEGYTLALDFRVNSKLKMLIGKLDDIVQEFGGRIYLTKDSMSKSSLTNYLRNIQNSKFVSLQHKRIINNNQGS